A region from the Acuticoccus sediminis genome encodes:
- a CDS encoding helix-turn-helix domain-containing protein — translation MATRRPTPQQRTLPSAFLKAWLDHLGVKQNQLARSIGVTNPTVSKYVSGKSGIDMGTAIAIAEALGISDTALFSMPPKEDGRKAQPPKPTPAQIALQELERLDPERQKRAVKTFIAIMRAEAADDET, via the coding sequence ATGGCAACTCGCAGACCGACACCACAGCAGCGAACGCTCCCCAGCGCCTTCCTCAAGGCGTGGCTGGACCACCTCGGGGTGAAGCAGAATCAGCTGGCCCGAAGCATTGGGGTCACTAACCCGACGGTTTCCAAATACGTCAGTGGGAAGAGCGGGATCGATATGGGAACCGCGATAGCTATCGCGGAAGCGCTAGGCATATCTGACACGGCGCTGTTCAGTATGCCTCCAAAAGAAGATGGTCGGAAGGCGCAACCACCGAAACCTACACCGGCCCAAATCGCCCTGCAGGAACTCGAACGACTTGATCCAGAGCGTCAGAAACGGGCGGTGAAGACGTTCATTGCGATTATGAGGGCTGAAGCAGCAGACGATGAGACGTGA